A single Cyprinus carpio isolate SPL01 chromosome A6, ASM1834038v1, whole genome shotgun sequence DNA region contains:
- the LOC109057669 gene encoding 1,25-dihydroxyvitamin D(3) 24-hydroxylase, mitochondrial-like, with the protein MRAHIQKGPQILELLKKKSIGLQHCKPTSSVCVLDSKDAAGSAPCAHSLDSIPGPTNWPLFGSLIELLRKGGLKRQHEALINYHKKFGKIFQMKLGSFESVHIGAPCLLEALYRKEGNYPQRLEIKPWKAYRDMRDEAYGLLILEGKDWQRVRSAFQQKLMKPTEVMKLDGKINEVSADLIKRIGRAQVNGKINDLYFELNKWSFETICYVLYDKRFGLLQDNISQEAMDFITSVKTMMSTFGLMMVTPVELHKTFNTKTWQDHTAAWDRIFSTAKLYIDKNLKRHSNGNTGSFLCDIYHQSHLTKKELYAATTELQIGGVETTANSMLWVIFNLSRNPCAQAKLLKEIQDVVPAGETPCAEHIKNMPYLKACLKESMRVSPSVPFTSRTLDKDTVLGDYTLSKGTVLMINTQAIGSNEEYFDNGKQFRPERWIQEKSSINPFAHVPFGIGKRMCIGRRLAELQIQLSLCWILRDYEIVATDHEPVEALHSGTLVPSRELPVAFVRR; encoded by the exons ATGAGAGCGCATATCCAGAAAGGTCCTCAGATTCTGGAGCTGTTGAAGAAGAAGTCTATCGGGCTTCAGCACTGCAAGCCCACATCCTCCGTCTGCGTTCTGGACTCGAAGGATGCTGCGGGGAGCGCGCCCTGCGCGCACAGTCTCGACTCCATCCCTGGACCAACCAACTGGCCGCTGTTCGGAAGCCTCATCGAGCTGCTCCGGAAAGGAGGTCTTAAAAGACAACATGAGGCGCTG ATAAATTACCATAAGAAGTTTGGGAAGATCTTCCAGATGAAGCTGGGCTCTTTTGAATCGGTTCACATTGGGGCTCCATGTTTATTGGAGGCTCTTTACAGGAAGGAGGGCAACTATCCTCAGAGACTGGAGATCAAACCATGGAAAGCCTACAGAGACATGCGAGATGAGGCATATGGGCTGctcatact GGAAGGAAAGGACTGGCAGCGCGTGCGCAGCGCTTTCCAGCAGAAACTCATGAAACCAACCGAAGTCATGAAACTGGACGGGAAAATCAATGAA GTTTCAGCTGATTTGATAAAGAGGATCGGAAGAGCCCAAGTCAACGGGAAGATCAATGATTTGTATTTTGAACTGAACAAGTGGTCCTTTGAAA CTATTTGCTATGTGCTTTATGACAAACGGTTTGGACTCTTGCAAGACAATATCAGCCAGGAGGCCATGGATTTCATCACGTCAGTAAAAACG ATGATGAGCACCTTTGGGCTGATGATGGTGACGCCCGTGGAGCTCCACAAGACCTTCAATACAAAAACATGGCAAGATCACACAGCAGCCTGGGACCGTATTTTTAGCACAG CAAAACTTTATATTGACAAGAATCTGAAGAGGCACTCAAACGGCAACACAGGAAGCTTTCTCTGCGACATCTACCACCAGAGCCACCTGACCAAGAAGGAGCTGTACGCCGCCACAACCGAACTCCAGATCGGAGGAGTGGAGACG ACCGCTAATAGCATGTTGTGGGTTATTTTCAACCTCTCACGTAACCCCTGCGCCCAAGCTAAACTTCTGAAAGAGATCCAGGATGTGGTGCCTGCAGGTGAAACACCGTGTGCCGAGCACATCAAGAACATGCCCTACCTCAAAGCCTGCCTGAAGGAGTCCATGAG AGTTTCACCGTCTGTGCCGTTCACCAGCCGTACCTTAGACAAAGACACCGTTCTGGGCGATTATACTCTGTCCAAAGGA ACTGTCCTGATGATCAACACTCAGGCTATTGGTTCAAACGAGGAGTATTTTGACAACGGGAAGCAGTTCAGACCAGAGCGCTGGATTCAGGAGAAAAGCTCCATCAATCCTTTCGCACATGTCCCATTTGGGATCGGAAAGAGGATGTGCATCGGCCGGCGACTCGCTGAGCTACAGATCCAACTCAGTCTCTGCTGG ATACTACGTGACTATGAGATTGTGGCCACAGATCATGAGCCGGTGGAAGCGCTGCATTCAGGAACTCTGGTTCCCAGTCGAGAGCTTCCCGTGGCTTTTGTCCGCCGATGA